Proteins from one Loktanella sp. M215 genomic window:
- a CDS encoding biotin-dependent carboxyltransferase family protein, giving the protein MTLEIIKNGLSTTVQDLGRPGYFHLGIPQSGAMDRYALRAANLLVGNPEDAACLEAVFMGPEITFTADCTIAVCGAEIPVTLDGTACETWTSIAVSAGQTLKFGFLTAGARLYIAVSGGIDTPADLGSRSTYPIGALGGVAGRAVQPGDSLPVGTGTAAAAGRCVPANLRRLPATPAALRVLPGLYWDRLTDAAKDRFFADTWTVASEADRMGYRFKGGHPLEFVDREQPFGAGSDPSNIVDGCYSYGSIQVPGGTEPIVLHRDAVSGGGYFTLGAVISADMDLVGQLQPNMPVRFVRVDMDEALTARRHESERLDRLRQALR; this is encoded by the coding sequence ATGACGCTTGAAATCATCAAGAACGGCCTGTCGACGACGGTTCAGGACCTGGGCCGGCCCGGCTATTTCCATCTTGGCATCCCGCAGAGCGGCGCGATGGATCGCTATGCCCTGCGCGCGGCGAACCTGCTGGTCGGCAATCCCGAGGATGCCGCCTGCCTGGAAGCCGTCTTCATGGGCCCCGAAATCACGTTCACAGCGGACTGCACGATCGCCGTCTGCGGGGCAGAGATTCCGGTCACCCTTGACGGGACGGCCTGCGAGACCTGGACCAGCATCGCCGTGTCCGCCGGTCAGACACTGAAGTTCGGGTTCCTGACGGCGGGTGCCCGCCTTTACATCGCCGTGTCCGGTGGCATCGACACCCCTGCCGATCTGGGCAGCCGGTCGACCTATCCCATCGGCGCATTGGGTGGGGTCGCGGGGCGCGCGGTGCAGCCGGGCGACAGCCTGCCTGTCGGGACCGGCACAGCCGCCGCGGCCGGGCGCTGCGTGCCTGCCAACCTGCGCCGTTTGCCGGCGACGCCAGCGGCCCTGCGGGTGTTGCCGGGCCTGTACTGGGACCGGCTGACGGATGCGGCAAAGGATCGGTTCTTTGCCGACACCTGGACCGTCGCGTCAGAGGCCGACCGCATGGGATACCGGTTCAAGGGCGGCCATCCGCTGGAATTCGTCGACCGCGAACAGCCGTTCGGCGCGGGGTCGGATCCGTCGAACATCGTGGACGGCTGTTATTCCTATGGCTCCATCCAGGTGCCCGGCGGGACGGAACCCATCGTGCTGCACCGCGACGCCGTATCGGGCGGGGGATACTTTACACTGGGGGCCGTGATTTCCGCCGACATGGACCTTGTGGGGCAACTGCAGCCCAACATGCCGGTCCGGTTTGTCCGGGTCGACATGGACGAAGCGCTGACGGCGCGGCGTCACGAGTCCGAACGGCTTGACCGTCTGCGGCAGGCGCTGCGGTGA
- a CDS encoding acetyl-CoA carboxylase biotin carboxylase subunit: MTIQKLLIANRGEIAVRIIRAAKSLGLATVQVHSEADADMLAVREADEAICIGPPPARTSYLDIDAVLDAARTSGADAIHPGYGFLSESAAFVRRVEAAGLTFIGPSADTIARMGDKVAARQAAVAAGVPVVPGSDGRVDDMEEIIALADRIGYPVMVKAAAGGGGRGIRVADDAASLRKLAPQARQEAEAAFGDGGLYLERAIRAPRHIEVQIMGDGIDAVHFFERECSLQRRRQKVWEEAGAACLDDATRQALCASAVALAKTVSYRGAGTLEYLYDAQTNEFFFIEMNTRIQVEHPVTEMLTGVDLVAEMIRVCGGAPLSLTQSDISAQGHAIEVRINAEDPHMQFMPFPGKVGRLHLPEGDGIRVDHFLYDGYQIPPFYDSLLGKLIVHADTREAAIDKLQKALQTLVIAGVKTTIPLHLALTRDPDVRAGRFHTQWLETWLAGGGLSQQPTGETP; this comes from the coding sequence ATGACCATTCAGAAGCTGCTGATCGCCAACCGCGGTGAAATCGCGGTGCGGATCATACGGGCCGCAAAGTCGCTGGGCCTCGCGACGGTGCAGGTTCATTCTGAAGCGGACGCCGACATGCTGGCCGTGCGCGAGGCGGACGAGGCGATCTGCATCGGCCCGCCGCCGGCGCGGACCTCCTACCTCGATATCGATGCCGTGCTGGATGCGGCGCGAACCTCCGGCGCTGACGCCATTCACCCCGGCTATGGCTTTCTGTCCGAAAGTGCCGCATTCGTGCGCCGGGTCGAGGCGGCGGGGCTGACCTTCATCGGACCTTCGGCCGACACGATTGCCCGCATGGGTGACAAGGTCGCGGCACGGCAGGCGGCCGTGGCGGCGGGCGTGCCTGTCGTGCCCGGGTCCGACGGCCGGGTCGACGACATGGAGGAGATCATCGCCCTGGCCGACCGCATCGGTTATCCGGTCATGGTCAAGGCCGCCGCCGGCGGTGGCGGACGCGGCATCCGGGTCGCCGACGACGCCGCCAGTCTGCGCAAGCTGGCGCCGCAGGCCCGGCAAGAAGCCGAAGCGGCCTTTGGCGACGGCGGGCTTTACCTTGAACGTGCGATCCGTGCGCCGCGCCACATCGAAGTCCAGATCATGGGCGACGGCATCGACGCCGTGCATTTCTTTGAACGTGAATGTTCGCTGCAGCGCCGCCGCCAGAAGGTCTGGGAAGAAGCGGGTGCCGCCTGTCTTGATGACGCGACCCGGCAGGCGCTCTGCGCCTCTGCCGTGGCGCTGGCCAAGACCGTCTCTTACCGCGGTGCGGGGACGCTGGAATATCTGTATGATGCGCAAACGAACGAGTTCTTCTTTATCGAGATGAACACGCGCATCCAGGTCGAACACCCGGTGACCGAAATGCTGACCGGCGTCGATCTGGTGGCCGAGATGATCCGCGTCTGCGGCGGCGCCCCCCTGTCGCTGACCCAATCCGACATCAGCGCGCAGGGTCACGCTATCGAGGTGCGTATCAATGCCGAAGACCCTCACATGCAATTCATGCCCTTCCCCGGCAAGGTCGGACGGCTGCACCTTCCCGAAGGCGATGGCATCCGCGTGGATCACTTCCTCTACGACGGCTACCAGATCCCGCCGTTCTACGACTCGCTGCTGGGCAAGCTGATCGTTCACGCGGACACGCGCGAGGCCGCGATCGACAAGCTGCAAAAGGCCCTGCAGACCCTCGTGATCGCAGGGGTCAAGACGACGATCCCGCTGCACCTTGCCCTGACACGCGACCCGGACGTCCGTGCCGGACGCTTTCATACCCAATGGCTTGAGACATGGCTTGCGGGCGGCGGGCTTTCGCAACAGCCGACAGGAGAAACCCCATGA
- a CDS encoding acetyl-CoA carboxylase encodes MADIQSPLPGTFYQKPSPDEEPYKAAGDAVAAGDTVGLIEVMKTFIEVKAEAAGTFDAYVAENESAVTAGAVLARLQD; translated from the coding sequence ATGGCCGACATCCAATCCCCGCTACCGGGGACGTTCTATCAAAAGCCGTCACCGGACGAAGAACCCTACAAGGCCGCAGGCGATGCGGTCGCCGCGGGCGACACCGTCGGTCTGATCGAGGTCATGAAGACCTTCATCGAGGTCAAGGCCGAGGCTGCGGGCACCTTCGATGCCTACGTTGCCGAAAACGAATCCGCCGTGACGGCCGGGGCGGTGCTGGCGCGGTTGCAGGATTGA
- a CDS encoding 5-oxoprolinase subunit B family protein, whose product MKTRYTFGGDEHIFVEVDEEMSLDAFFKSLTMSNAVRAADLPGVTEICPGNASFQVRFDPEVMHPDAMMSAIKDLETQAEAAEDRLTTRIVEVPVYYKDPWTQETLMRFRERHQDPDATDLEYAARINGYDSVDDFIVAHHSAPWFVSMVGFVSGLPFLYQLVARDRQIEVPKYLRPRTDTPKQTVGYGGCFTAIYSVRGAGGYQMFGITPMTIYDPRQEVSYLKDFMVFFRPGDIVKFAPIDRAEYDRVLAGVADGTWQPRIAEVEFDLDAFKADMTGTNAKLMEALNDA is encoded by the coding sequence ATGAAGACCCGATATACCTTCGGCGGTGACGAACATATCTTCGTCGAAGTGGACGAGGAAATGTCCCTCGATGCCTTCTTCAAATCCCTGACGATGAGCAATGCGGTCCGCGCGGCGGACCTGCCCGGCGTGACCGAGATCTGCCCCGGCAATGCGTCCTTTCAGGTCCGCTTTGATCCCGAAGTCATGCATCCCGACGCGATGATGTCCGCGATCAAGGATCTGGAAACGCAGGCCGAAGCCGCAGAGGATCGCCTGACCACCCGCATCGTCGAGGTCCCGGTCTACTACAAGGATCCGTGGACCCAGGAGACCTTGATGCGCTTTCGCGAGCGGCATCAGGACCCCGACGCGACCGATCTGGAATACGCGGCCCGGATCAACGGGTACGACAGCGTCGATGACTTCATCGTGGCTCATCACAGTGCACCTTGGTTCGTGTCGATGGTCGGCTTCGTGTCCGGCCTGCCGTTCCTATATCAACTCGTCGCCCGCGACCGCCAGATCGAGGTGCCGAAATATCTGCGGCCCCGGACCGACACGCCGAAACAGACCGTGGGCTACGGCGGCTGCTTTACCGCGATCTATTCCGTGCGCGGCGCCGGTGGCTACCAGATGTTCGGGATCACGCCGATGACGATCTACGACCCCCGGCAAGAGGTGTCGTACCTGAAGGATTTCATGGTATTTTTCCGCCCCGGCGACATTGTCAAGTTCGCACCCATCGACCGCGCCGAATACGACCGCGTCCTTGCAGGGGTTGCCGACGGGACATGGCAACCCCGGATCGCAGAGGTGGAATTCGACCTCGACGCCTTCAAGGCGGACATGACCGGCACCAATGCCAAGCTGATGGAGGCGCTCAATGACGCTTGA
- a CDS encoding GntR family transcriptional regulator, producing the protein MRSKPVLAEVRGTLPSTLCEAAAEAIRNNIVEGKLAPGVVLQESALSERLSTSRATVKRALSILADEGRIRRFDGRGFLVAGDDTPQRLDLRSIDLNLDGLDDTAGQPNWLRIQDEVAAELSRCLVFGRYRVIEATLARDFDVSRTVIRDVLSRLQERGLVQKKANMRWIVEPLTARRIKDKYEMRIVLEIAALKSAEIDIPALADLAVRIRDTPDDATMSPEAWFDLDNAFLRLAILSTPNVDLAHYVSANRSALEASQRVLFSIGLPPHRQSLLELCMVIDLLLAGTARAAANMMATHLQNALNRTIAQLKIVSVIDPPTDLADYLVPD; encoded by the coding sequence ATGAGGTCCAAACCGGTCTTGGCCGAGGTGCGCGGCACGCTCCCCTCGACGTTATGCGAGGCCGCGGCAGAGGCGATCCGAAACAACATCGTGGAAGGCAAGCTCGCACCCGGCGTGGTGCTGCAGGAAAGTGCCCTCTCCGAACGGCTGTCCACGTCCCGCGCCACGGTCAAGCGGGCGTTGTCGATTCTGGCCGACGAAGGGCGCATCCGCCGGTTCGACGGGCGCGGCTTTCTGGTGGCGGGCGATGACACGCCGCAGCGGCTGGATCTGCGGTCCATCGACCTGAACCTTGACGGTCTGGACGACACCGCTGGCCAGCCGAACTGGTTGCGCATCCAGGACGAGGTCGCGGCGGAACTGTCGCGCTGTCTGGTGTTCGGCCGTTACCGCGTGATCGAGGCGACGCTGGCCCGTGATTTCGACGTCAGCCGTACGGTCATCCGCGACGTGCTGTCCCGCCTTCAGGAACGCGGGCTGGTGCAGAAAAAGGCGAACATGCGCTGGATCGTGGAACCGCTGACCGCCCGTCGCATCAAGGACAAGTACGAGATGCGGATCGTTCTTGAGATCGCCGCCCTGAAATCCGCAGAGATTGATATCCCGGCGCTGGCCGACCTTGCGGTGCGCATCCGTGACACCCCCGACGACGCCACGATGAGTCCCGAGGCCTGGTTCGATCTGGACAATGCCTTTCTGCGGCTGGCGATCCTGTCGACGCCGAACGTCGATCTGGCCCATTACGTCAGTGCCAACCGCAGCGCGCTGGAAGCATCCCAGCGCGTGCTGTTCTCGATTGGTCTGCCACCGCACCGTCAGTCCCTGCTGGAACTTTGCATGGTGATCGACCTGCTGCTGGCGGGCACGGCAAGGGCGGCGGCGAACATGATGGCGACCCATCTGCAAAACGCCCTGAACCGCACGATTGCGCAGCTCAAGATCGTGTCGGTCATCGACCCACCGACCGATCTGGCCGATTACCTCGTGCCGGACTGA